Genomic segment of Ignavibacteriales bacterium:
TGCAAAAAGCAATCGGAATACTTAAATAAAAAATTTTGAATCACCCTATTTTGCCGCCAATATATGAGATGATAAATATTGTTCGGATTCGAAATGATCTTAAATTTAGAAGAAGAGAATGTTTCGGTTGCAAAAGAAAATCTTGATCTTGCATTTGAGGAATTAAAAATCGGTACCTTTTCCCCGCTTGAATTCCGCGAAGTACAAAAGAGTTACACTGCAGCACAAAGCAGACTTTCAACCGCTCGTTACGCCGCGAAGATGAATGAAAAAAATTTGCTGTTGAAGAAAGTTTGTCAGGCCCATGTTGTGCGTTCGTGCTTCTTTTTAGCTAATTAGCAGGTACTTGTCTACTAAATTTATTGTTATTTTCATCCATTTTTTATTCCAGCTCGTATTCTTTTTTGATCAGGCTTATCAGCTCTGTTGCTTTTTCTTTAACCGCTACCTGCAAGTCCATGTCAAGCCTTACCAAATATTGAAAAGTTCTTAAGCTATTCAGGAATTCATCTAAATATTGCTCATTCAGTTTTATTACAGCAGATGGAGATGCAGGTTTCTTATAATAAGTAGTATCGGCATAAATTTTTAACAGCGCTCTGCCATCAAATAATTTCTGCAGAATAGTATTATTATCAAAAGAAAAATTGGTTTCATAGAGATCCCGCAACGCTATACGTTTAGTTTGCTGATCATAGGATTCGATGGATTCAACTACATTTCTATGACTTATCAATCGCAAGCCGCCGGAGCTTTTTAACTGATCGAGTGTCCCACTGGTTTGAAAAAAACCGAAATGACCAAAAAGCTTTATGGCTAACGTATATCCATGAGCAGGAACCGGCCCGGTAGTATGGTTAACAAAGAAAATAATTAATGAATCCATTGTACGTAATTTGTCAAGCCGGTACATCCTTATTCTCGAAAATTGAGCGGTGTCCGATTGAAGGTCTTTTACAAGAGATACCATAAATTCTTTTCCCCGCTTTCCCTCTACATAATGCTCTCTTTGGTTTTCTGCCAAAAACCCTGCAAACACTGCAAAGAACAGCATTAGAAATTCATAGAAGTAATGCCAGAAGTTTTGTCCTGGGGCATTATGCAGGTGATGGGCGTGTGTTTCCATATTTTCACTTTCTTTTTTTGGAGTTAATGTGTCAGGCTCTTTAGAAGAAATATTTTTGTCAGAAGTATTAACCGATTCGATATTTATTGGATCTTCTAAAGTTTCGTCTCCTGTATCTGTATTTTCTGCCATTTGTATTTTTTGTTAACCGTTTAATTTTTATTAAAAGAATAATCACTTGCTCATAATTATGAGCATTGTTTTTTCACCTTTTTGAGATAACATAACTAAATATCCTTCTATTCCCTTCCACGTTATCATTGTTAATCCAAGCATACTATTTTCAGAATAATTATTCCCATATTTTTTTGTGAGGGCTACTTTTGATATGTCAAATAATTTTTGTGCGTCGTCTTCTTTTTCTTTCCCAGTCGTGATGACTTTCTCATTTTGTTTATCATCTTTTGTAAACATATAACCGACTTTTATTGATATCGGTTCTAGCCAATCGTAATACATCAACGCTTTGTAATTCATAATTTCTTTTTCTTCAATTTTTTTATCAACAAGTTTTTCTCTAATAGTGGTGGTTGTTTGATCAAAAGGATCATTCAAGAAGATTTCTATCGAAAATTATGCGAGTAGTTTTGTGAAAAAAACGAGCATTAAAACCATAAATATTTTCAATAATTTCATTTGATCTCCTTTGTTCAAGACAGCTAACGACGTTGCAACTAAAGCGCCGCCCATAGCAGCAATGCCAGTTTGAAAAACCAACGTCAATAATTATTTATAAAAATGATTTCGGTACATCGTTTTAATTGCGTAACTATTTTATTTACATCTCTCAAGTGCTTTAACTGACGCGCCAATAATAATTCCGACAAACATCATTCCGACGATTGCCAAGACTATTGCAGTAACTCTTCCCAGTGTTCCGCTCGGCGTCATATCGCCATAGCCGATAGTAAAGGAAGTAGTAAAAGCAGTGTAGAGGCAATCGCCAAAAGAGCCGTTACTGTTTTTTAATCCCTCAATATGAAAAACGAAGGCCCCGCCGCATATTAGTATTAAATAAAAGATAAGAAGATTCCATGCGGCAGAAAGAAGTGAAAAAAATTCTTTTGGAAATGATCTTTTCATATTTGTTATTTCTCCTTTGTTTAATTTTAAGATAGAGCAGATTTATAGCGGTGTTGCGCCTAACGCGCCGCCCAAAACAACAATGACGGTTTTGCCAACGCCACTTTATATTCAACTTAAACTTTAAAACTTACTTTATCAATAAAGGAAAAATCATATAGATTCCGGATAACTCCCGATAA
This window contains:
- a CDS encoding TolC family protein; this translates as MILNLEEENVSVAKENLDLAFEELKIGTFSPLEFREVQKSYTAAQSRLSTARYAAKMNEKNLLLKKVCQAHVVRSCFFLAN
- a CDS encoding potassium channel family protein, translated to MKRSFPKEFFSLLSAAWNLLIFYLILICGGAFVFHIEGLKNSNGSFGDCLYTAFTTSFTIGYGDMTPSGTLGRVTAIVLAIVGMMFVGIIIGASVKALERCK